The DNA region CGCCGGCACGACGGCTCTCGCGGCCGACGATTACGAGCTGTCCGGCGCGGGGTGCTTCGGCGGCGTCGGGCAGGTCGCTTCCACGGCCCCCGGGCGCGACGCCGTCTACTCCTTCACCCCTGCCGCGGCGGGGGAGTACTCGGTGAAGGTCACGGGGTACAGCGCGTCGCTGAACCTGGTCTCGTACGTCGCGAGCTCGTGCCCGGCGGGGTCGCCCCCCGTGACGGTCGGATCGTGCCTCGCCGCGGCGAACCGGGGGACCACGAGCACGTCGGAGGAGGTGATGTGCGTTCCTCTCGCGGCGGGCCAGACCGCCTACGCGTTCGTGGACGAGAACGCGCTCACCGCCGGAAGCCCGTTCCGGATCGAGGTGAACGCCTGCCCGAGGGAAGTCGAGACGAACGACACCCCCGCCGCGGCGAACGAGCTCGCGTGCGGCGCGGAAGGGACGATCTCCCCGGCGGGCGAAGCGGACTTCTTCGCCGTCGGAACCCCCGCCGCCGGCTCGCGCCTCTTCGCCCTCGTGGACGGGGTGGCGTCGAACTCGACGGACTTCGACCTGCGCGCGACGACGGCCGCGGACACTCTCGAGTACGACGATCAGAACGACGACGCCCCCTTCGGGAGCCTCGCGCCGAACGTGGCGGGGACCCCTCTCACGGGGGCGCCGGCGTACCTCCGGGTGAGCCAGTTCTCGTCGATCCGCATCGCGGAGCCGTACCGGCTTTACGCCGCCGTGGAGCCTCCGATCGGCTCGGCGACGCCGGAGACCGAGCCGAACGGGACGATCCCGCAGGCGAACGCGGCGCCGAACGGCTACTTCTACGGCGCGCTCTCGGCGCTCACCGACAACGACGTCTACGCCTTCACCGCCGCGGCGGGGGATCTCGTCCTTCTGGGCCTCGACGGCGATCCGCTCCGAAACAACACGCCGATCAACGCCGCCCTCACGCTGCTCGACGCGAGCGGCCTGCCGCTTGTGGCCGTCAACGACGCGGGCTCGACCTCCTCGACGACCTCGGGCGCGGGAAGCCTCACCGCCAAGAACCCTAACTCTCCCGGCGAGGCGCTGGCGTACCGGGTGTCCGTCCCGGGCACCTACTACGCGCTCGTCACCGGATCGACGATCGGCGACTACCTCCTCTCCATCTCCGCGGGGTGCCGCGTCGGTCCGCCGACGGATCTGTCGGTGACCCAGATCGATGCGCCGGACCCGGTGGCCCCCACCGGCGCGCTCGCGTACACCGTCTCCGTCGCCAACGTCGGCGCGGCCGCGGCGACGAATGTCCGCCTGATTGACACGCTGCCCGCCGCCGCGACGTACGTCTCCGCGACGCCGAGCCAGGGAAGCTGCGCCGGGTCGGGCCCCGTCGTGTGCGATCTCGGGGACATCGCCGCGTCCGCGAGCGCGACGGTGGTCGTCGGCGTGACGGCCGGGGCGTCGGGCCCTCTCGTCAACACCGCGCGCGTGGCGTCTTCCGTGACGGACACGAACGGCGCGAACGACGCCGCCACCGAGTCGACGGCGGTCTGCTCGGGGGCTCCCGCGGGGACGCCGGACGTCTCGATGAGCCCAGGCGGGCTCTCCTGGACGGCGCTCGCCGGCGCGACGGGGTACGACGTCGTCAGGGGGGGCCTGCCGGCTCTCACCCAGTCGCACGGCAACTTCACGACCTCGACGGAGGAGTGCCTCGCGAACGATCTGCCGTCCACGTCGCTCGCGTACGGCGCGGCGCCCGCCCTCGGCCAGGGGTTCTGGTTCCTCGTGCGGGGGACGAGCTGCGGCGGGAGCGGCACCTACGACGCGGGAGGCTCCCAGGCGGCCGGTCGCGACGCCGGGATCGCCGGGTCCGCATTCTCCTGCCCCTGATCTATCCTTCCCCGCTCTTGCGGACCCATCCCGGGTCGAAGGAGGACGCGTGCGCCGAATGACCGTCATCTTCCTCTCCTGCCTGTTGTCGGGGATCGCGTTCGCCGACTTTGGGCGCGATCTCGTGGAGGCGCGAAAGCTCTTCGAGTCGAACCTCGACGCGATCCGCCGCCGCGATCGCGACGCGTACCTCGCGGGCTACCTCGACGCCGAGACGTTCGCCCGCACCGGCCCCGAGGGGCCGCAGCGCGGCTTCGCGGCCCACGCCGAGCAGTCGAAAAAGGATCCGTGGCCCGAGGTCTTCGAGGGGCACGACCTCCAGCTCGTGCCGATCCGCGCCGGCGTCGTCTACGGGACGTATCGCTACCGCG from Acidobacteriota bacterium includes:
- a CDS encoding DUF11 domain-containing protein, coding for MSGAGIRRASRAAAGALVALAVAGGGAIGASSPKSPGDVRASADGGFEALSPGQRLRFHFSRDGVRIAPRPSPSPGWGWGLEYLAPRSGEAPAPEPASRLDPSPDGVEYFRDGIDEWYLVSDRGLEQGFTVEAPGGAEEGSDPSLRVDLAMRGNLSWRLEGDGRSLTLLEPGGSPVLRYGDLNATDADGRDLDAHLELHETSVRRAPDLVIVVDVAEAEFPVTIEARIVSTAGAKPDPERSPGAGSRSAGEGAATRRQGIRTVSGYQLLSAPSNDVCAGAEGIPAGGPFPYLTSVTGDLTDATTSGDPAVPSCQPDVSRSIWYAFTPSLTASYTLSTCASAPTATTVDDTVLAIYTSSGGCGGTFTEIAGGCSDDACAQQSEITATLDAGTTYYVLAWQFGSAAPLAGHTAVQLRVAQRPLVPPANDLCGSAESIPGNGPFPYTTALTSDVTDASTAGDPSGPSCQANVSRSIWYTFTPTATNDYTISTCADAPTGTTVNDTVLAVYTSPGGCGGAFTQLSGACDNDACSFETLQAVVTAHLTGGTTYYVLVWQLGTSAPAAANTAVQLRVTQPGPPSNDVCAGAIPLQLDAPVAGTTALAADDYELSGAGCFGGVGQVASTAPGRDAVYSFTPAAAGEYSVKVTGYSASLNLVSYVASSCPAGSPPVTVGSCLAAANRGTTSTSEEVMCVPLAAGQTAYAFVDENALTAGSPFRIEVNACPREVETNDTPAAANELACGAEGTISPAGEADFFAVGTPAAGSRLFALVDGVASNSTDFDLRATTAADTLEYDDQNDDAPFGSLAPNVAGTPLTGAPAYLRVSQFSSIRIAEPYRLYAAVEPPIGSATPETEPNGTIPQANAAPNGYFYGALSALTDNDVYAFTAAAGDLVLLGLDGDPLRNNTPINAALTLLDASGLPLVAVNDAGSTSSTTSGAGSLTAKNPNSPGEALAYRVSVPGTYYALVTGSTIGDYLLSISAGCRVGPPTDLSVTQIDAPDPVAPTGALAYTVSVANVGAAAATNVRLIDTLPAAATYVSATPSQGSCAGSGPVVCDLGDIAASASATVVVGVTAGASGPLVNTARVASSVTDTNGANDAATESTAVCSGAPAGTPDVSMSPGGLSWTALAGATGYDVVRGGLPALTQSHGNFTTSTEECLANDLPSTSLAYGAAPALGQGFWFLVRGTSCGGSGTYDAGGSQAAGRDAGIAGSAFSCP